One stretch of Anguilla anguilla isolate fAngAng1 chromosome 5, fAngAng1.pri, whole genome shotgun sequence DNA includes these proteins:
- the adra1d gene encoding alpha-1D adrenergic receptor yields the protein MTYTNLMNESYGGIYSSNGINVSFLDHMFANISNTTCTNLTLDSQVIGVGVFLSVFILVAIVGNILVILSVVCNRHLQTVTNFFIINLAIADLLLSIIVLPFSASLEVLGCWVFGRVFCNIWAAVDVLCCTASIMSLCIISIDRYIGVKYCLKYPTIMTEKKAGVILIVVWVSSMVISIGPLLGWKEPPPLDESICSITEEPGYALFSSLFSFYLPLMVILVMYFRVYVEARRTTKSLEAGVKRERNKSMDVVLRIHCRSVLEDSAASTKSKTHPFRSSLSVRLMKFSREKKAAKTLAIVVGMFIVCWLPFFFVLPLGSFFPALKPSGMVFKVIFWLGYFNSCINPVIYPCSSQEFQRAFTRLLKCQCQRRKRSLRRFYDQRWRAAVKGPGRQVCEDCSPSFSLRESCPNSFICRGKGRGLGLKRWSFLRPLHKSSFQLKEKMNNLSNKIKNGPGKGTPPALGKPEIDSISMGISNDYVDHSGYQVYDLSECYGLKETDI from the exons ATGACCTATACTAACTTGATGAACGAGAGCTATGGTGGAATCTACTCCAGCAATGGAATCAACGTGTCCTTCCTGGACCATATGTTTGCGAATATTAGCAACACCACTTGTACCAACCTCACACTGGATTCTCAAGTCATTGGGGTCGGTGTCTTTTTGTCCGTGTTTATATTAGTGGCTATCGTCGGAAACATCTTGGTTATTCTTTCTGTGGTTTGCAACCGACACTTACAAACCGTAACAAATTTCTTCATAATTAACCTAGCTATAGCTGATTTGCTCCTTAGTATCATCGTGCTGCCTTTTTCGGCATCTTTAGAGGTCCTGGGATGCTGGGTTTTTGGCAGGGTATTCTGCAACATCTGGGCAGCGGTGGACGTACTGTGCTGCACCGCTTCTATCATGAGCCTGTGCATAATTTCAATAGACAGATATATCGGAGTAAAATACTGCTTAAAATACCCCACAATCATGACAGAAAAGAAAGCCGGGGTAATCCTGATAGTGGTCTGGGTGTCCTCGATGGTGATTTCAATTGGACCACTGTTAGGATGGAAGGAACCGCCGCCTTTGGACGAAAGCATCTGCAGCATAACCGAAGAACCAGGCTATGCCCTCTTCTCTTCCCTGTTCTCGTTCTACCTCCCGCTCATGGTCATCTTAGTGATGTATTTCAGGGTTTATGTAGAAGCCAGACGGACTACTAAGAGTCTTGAAGCGGGAGTCAAACGGGAAAGAAACAAGTCAATGGATGTAGTGCTCCGGATTCACTGCAGAAGTGTATTGGAGGACTCCGCGGCAAGTACAAAGAGTAAAACCCATCCCTTCCGAAGTTCCCTCTCCGTGCGTTTGATGAAATTCTCTCGGGAGAAAAAAGCGGCGAAAACCCTGGCAATTGTTGTCGGGATGTTCATAGTCTGCTGGCTGCCCTTCTTCTTTGTTTTACCACTAg GGTCATTTTTCCCAGCCCTCAAGCCTTCTGGGATGGTCTTCAAAGTGATCTTCTGGCTGGGCTACTTCAACAGCTGCATCAACCCCGTCATCTACCCGTGCTCCAGCCAGGAGTTCCAGCGGGCCTTCACTCGGCTGCTCAAGTGCCAGTGCCAGCGCCGGAAGCGGTCCCTCCGCCGCTTCTACGACCAGCGCTGGAGGGCGGCGGTCAAGGGCCCGGGCCGGCAGGTCTGCGAGGACTGCAGCCCCAGCTTCTCCCTCCGCGAGTCCTGCCCCAACTCCTTCATCTGCAGGGGCAAGGGCCGAGGCCTGGGCCTGAAGAGGTGGAGCTTCCTCCGCCCGCTGCACAAGTCCTCCTTCCAGCTGAAGGAGAAGATGAACAACCTGTCCAACAAGATCAAAAACGGGCCGGGGAAGGGCACCCCGCCCGCTCTGGGCAAGCCGGAGATCGACTCCATCTCCATGGGGATCTCCAACGACTACGTGGACCACAGCGGCTATCAGGTGTACGATCTGTCGGAATGCTACGGGCTGAAGGAGACTGACATTTAG